Within the Solidesulfovibrio sp. genome, the region ACACCGCCGGCTTCGACATCGGGCTCTACGGCCAGGTCGGCATCATCATCGCCGAGGCCCTTTTCGCCTTTCCGCCGAGCTTCCTGATCCTCTCCACCGCCCTGTCCCTGACCGACGCCCGGCTCTACGAGGCCGCCGCGTCGCTGGGGGCCTCGCGGTGGCGCATCTTCCGCACCATCACCCTGCCCGGGGTCAAATACGGGCTCATGAGCGCGGTCTTCATCAGCTTCGTATCGAGCTTCACCGACTTCGGCGCGCCCAAGGTCGTCGGCGGCGCCTACAACGTCCTGGCCACCGACATCTACAAACAGGTCATCGGCCAGCAGAATTTCGTCATGGGCGCCACGGTGAGCGTGGTGCTGCTCATCCCCACCGCCCTGGCCTTCCTGGCCGACGCCCTGATCCAGCGCCGCCAGTCCGCGGGCCTGGCCGCCAAGGCCGTACCCTACGCGCCGCGCCGCAATCTCGGCCGCGACCTGCTGGCGTTTCTCGCCTGCTCCCTCATCAGCGCCGGCTTCGTCACCTACCTGGGCATCGGGCTTTACGCCTCCCTGGTCGACGTCTGGCCCTACAAGCTGGGCCTGGTCCTGCGCCACTTCGATTTCACCGGCGCCGGCGGCGGCGGCTACGCCGCCTACTTTAACAGCCTGCGCATGTCCGCCTATTCGGCCGTCCTCGGCGTGGGCGTGGCCTTTTTCACCGCCTACGTGCTGGAGAAGTTCAAGGAGTACCCAAGGCTGCGCCAGGGCTGCGCCGCCCTGTCGCTTCTGCCCATGGCCCTGCCGGGCCTGGTCATCGGCCTGGCCTACATCTTCTATTTCAACACCCCGGGCTGGGACGTCCTGGGCCTGCGCCTGCCCAACCCCCTGCACGGCCTCTACGCCACCATGGGCATCCTGGTGCTCTCCAACCTGGTCTACTTCCACACCGTGGCCTTTCTCACGGCCCGCACGGCGCTCAAGCAG harbors:
- a CDS encoding putative 2-aminoethylphosphonate ABC transporter permease subunit, which gives rise to MNTAVAASPARNAHPLADILAGRGVRAVLIALVGLWLVVTVALPLASLLSKSLFDPRGRFLGLGNFLRFFSEPSLFSSLTHSLWVSTATTAVAVPLGFVFAYGLCRANIPGKAVFRALALSPLFAPTLMHGIVLIYLFGRKGLVTTGFFGHTAGFDIGLYGQVGIIIAEALFAFPPSFLILSTALSLTDARLYEAAASLGASRWRIFRTITLPGVKYGLMSAVFISFVSSFTDFGAPKVVGGAYNVLATDIYKQVIGQQNFVMGATVSVVLLIPTALAFLADALIQRRQSAGLAAKAVPYAPRRNLGRDLLAFLACSLISAGFVTYLGIGLYASLVDVWPYKLGLVLRHFDFTGAGGGGYAAYFNSLRMSAYSAVLGVGVAFFTAYVLEKFKEYPRLRQGCAALSLLPMALPGLVIGLAYIFYFNTPGWDVLGLRLPNPLHGLYATMGILVLSNLVYFHTVAFLTARTALKQLDREYESVSDSLGMPFTRLVRKVTLPVCLPAVLEIGYYYFVRSMTTLSAVIFLYSADIPLAAVAVANMDDAGDTAAALAMCVLIVATNLVVRLAYGAATAGVRRRARVWTNR